A DNA window from Anastrepha obliqua isolate idAnaObli1 chromosome 5, idAnaObli1_1.0, whole genome shotgun sequence contains the following coding sequences:
- the LOC129246890 gene encoding uncharacterized protein LOC129246890, producing the protein MANNLHILLLSVLLLQQFTRSSALFISRDPECKNADNDTDEPSEKCSLMLHFQRNLGKYRNFYANLLQEENAQFATELQELYNIVSSALEEKDIKEVERQLLYSVWLVERTKDLEDFLIMKGIKNIR; encoded by the exons atGGCTAATAATTTGCATATATTGTTGTTGagtgttttgttgttgcaacag TTCACCCGCTCGTCCGCCCTCTTCATATCACGCGATCCCGAATGCAAAAATGCTGATAACGATACGGACGAGCCCAGCGAGAAATGTTCGTTGATGTTGCATTTCCAACGCAATCTTGGGAAATATCGCAATTTCTATGCGAATCTACTGCAGGAGGAGAATGCACAATTCGCCACCGAGCTGCAAGAGCTCTACAACATTGTTAGTTCGGCTTTGGAGGAGAAGGATATTAAGGAAGTGGAAAGACAATTATTATACTCTGTATGGCTGGTGGAGCGCACCAAAGATTTGGAGGACTTTTTAATTATGAAAGGTATTAAGAATATTAGGTAG
- the LOC129246888 gene encoding uncharacterized protein LOC129246888 → MFLRKLLLLQIQVIFALQFIAADKAEVDVDELKAQISSHLSYTAHRLARIQKNVAPQYADELEQMLARYAKAANTEDPLAEEKLLLAYEGAQRQEFMGYLSLQYDEQFLNEDIRIQEWSMRQLLSQVSGPVAEEIEKLLPAYESAAKIEDFDKKYAAFTAIQEGFSSTLWKLLDAQPEDKALLNVQLQFFREFLMYLLKQQEAAQFVAKIKSVLGEVEAALVSADVKQKLDVLDSFDDLTTKFGRYLDYKVLEFEFDRFGR, encoded by the exons ATGTTTTTGCGAAAGCTGTTGCTGCTACAAATTCAAGTAATCTTCGCGCTACAG TTCATCGCAGCCGATAAGGCTGAAGTTGATGTGGACGAGTTGAAGGCGCAAATCAGCAGTCACCTGAGCTACACAGCTCATCGTCTGGCgcgcattcaaaaaaatgtcgcACCACAATATGCTGACGAATTGGAGCAGATGCTTGCGCGTTACGCGAAAGCCGCCAATACTGAGGATCCCTTAGCCGAGGAGAAATTGTTGCTCGCATACGAAGGCGCACAACGTCAAGAATTTATGGGTTACCTCAGCCTACAATACGACGAACAATTCCTCAACGAGGACATACGCATACAAGAGTGGAGTATGCGCCAGTTGTTGTCACAGGTGAGCGGCCCAGTGGCTGAGGAAATTGAAAAGCTGTTGCCCGCATATGAAAGCGCTGCGAAGATCGAGGACTTCGATAAGAAATATGCCGCTTTCACAGCAATACAAGAAGGGTTTTCGTCCACTTTGTGGAAGCTATTGGATGCTCAGCCTGAGGACAAGGCTTTGCTCAATGTCCAGCTGCAGTTCTTTAGAGAGTTTTTAATGTACCTGCTGAAACAGCAAGAAGCAGCGCAGTTTGTTGCGAAGATAAAAAGTGTGCTCGGCGAGGTAGAGGCGGCCCTGGTGAGTGCGGATGTGAAGCAAAAGTTGGATGTGCTTGACAGTTTTGATGATTTAACGACGAAATTCGGGCGCTATTTGGATTACAAAGTATTGGAATTTGAGTTCGACCGATTTGGGAGATAA
- the LOC129246889 gene encoding uncharacterized protein LOC129246889 translates to MAKFFIAAFLFVAACAQLSFAATIAESIDGDLRENLSAYNKILPNVDAAYKADLEKLIGQTEAALKETDHKEKTKILDGLHGTFPEDFNKYLSKKLQELNIDAEVERSLEFYKALLEKAESNDFKPDIEKAIETLNAITKEADAAKKVESYSQFTKDLSASFQEFLKKQNLPQIEKGLSGAIKFFDGLLAESNVQYKEEIAALKTQAEAGLAAATLEEKQKAYYEITNPANKELFNYLKEKYVEKH, encoded by the exons atggcgaaatttttcattGCTGCATTTCTCTTTGTTGCGGCGTGCGCGCAG TTGTCTTTCGCTGCTACCATAGCCGAATCAATCGACGGCGATCTGCGTGAAAATTTGAGTGCTTACAACAAGATCCTTCCCAATGTTGATGCTGCATACAAAGCCGATTTGGAGAAATTGATCGGCCAGACCGAGGCTGCGCTTAAGGAGACCGACCACAAGGAAAAAACCAAGATTTTGGATGGCCTGCACGGCACTTTCCCCGaagatttcaataaatatttaagcaagaAATTGCAGGAACTGAACATTGATGCTGAAGTAGAGCGCTCGCTCGAATTCTACAAGGCTCTGTTGGAAAAGGCTGAATCTAATGATTTCAAGCCAGATATTGAAAAGGCCATTGAAACCTTGAACGCCATCACGAAGGAGGCTGATGCTGCTAAGAAGGTCGAAAGTTACTCACAATTTACAAAGGACCTCAGCGCCAGTTTCCAGGAGTTCTTGAAGAAGCAAAATTTGCCTCAGATCGAAAAGGGTTTGAGCGGTGCCATCAAATTCTTCGATGGCTTGCTAGCCGAGTCTAATGTGCAATACAAGGAGGAGATCGCCGCTTTGAAGACACAGGCTGAAGCAGGTTTGGCTGCCGCCACCTTGGAAGAGAAGCAAAAGGCTTACTACGAAATCACCAACCCCGCCAACAAGGAGCTCTTCAACTACTTGAAGGAGAAGTACGTTGAGAAGCATTAA